DNA from Parageobacillus thermoglucosidasius:
GAATTTATCGAGTGGGTCGTCGATGTCAATCATTTGTCAAGCCAGCGGATTGTCGCTGGTGAAAAAATTGTCATTCCTGTGCTAAAATCAAAGGAAAATGAATCGCTCGTCGTCAGAAAATAAAATCGTGAGGATGGTATTACATGAAGGCGGTTATTTATTGTCGTGTCAGCACAAATAAAGAAGAACAAGAAACATCGCTGGAACGCCAGCGGGAAGAGCTGGAACGCCTTGCTGAACAGCACGGTTTTGAGGTGGTCAAAATCATTATGGAGCAGGCCAGCGGCTACGAAGTGGACAGAGACGGCGTGTTTGATCTGCTTTCCACATTAAAAGAGGAGCAGATTGATGCGCTTCTCGTTCAAGATGAGACAAGGTTGGGACGCGGGCACGCAAGAATCGCGCTTCTTCACTGCATCCAAAAAGAAGGAGTGAAAATATATACGATCACCCATAACGGCGAAATGCAGCTATCAGAGGCGGATTCGATGGTATTAAACATTCTCAGCATTGTCGAAGAATATCAGCGGAAAATACATAATTTAAAAATCAAGCGCGGAATGCAGCGGGCGATTGCCCAAGGGTATCGTCCTGAGCGAAATTTAAAGAGCGTCGGAAAAAATGCGGGAAGAGAGAAAATGGACCTTCCCATTGAAGAAATCGTCCGCCTGCGCCACAATGGTTTGACGTTTGCGGAAATCGCCGCGACATTGCGCGGATTTGGTTACGATGTTTCAAAAGCGACCGTTCACCGCCGCTACCGGGAATATATCGATGCTGATTAAGGATCACGCCGTTTTTTATTATGCAGAAGGCACCGGGCAAATCATTTTGCGGCCGGAACGTTTTATCG
Protein-coding regions in this window:
- a CDS encoding YneB family resolvase-like protein; translated protein: MKAVIYCRVSTNKEEQETSLERQREELERLAEQHGFEVVKIIMEQASGYEVDRDGVFDLLSTLKEEQIDALLVQDETRLGRGHARIALLHCIQKEGVKIYTITHNGEMQLSEADSMVLNILSIVEEYQRKIHNLKIKRGMQRAIAQGYRPERNLKSVGKNAGREKMDLPIEEIVRLRHNGLTFAEIAATLRGFGYDVSKATVHRRYREYIDAD